In Thermosynechococcus sichuanensis E542, a single genomic region encodes these proteins:
- the ntcA gene encoding global nitrogen regulator NtcA → MNTDQPLAPIFRHMASGLFPSTTETYERGKTIFFPGDPAEKVYFLLKGAVKLSRVYEAGEEITVALLRENTVFGVLSLITGTRSDRFYHAVAFTNVELLAVPIEQVEKAMHEDPDLPMFMIQGLSSRILQTEMMIETLAHRDMGSRLVSFLLILCRDFGIPTSAGIMVDLKLSHQAIAEAIGSTRVTVTRLLGELRDQKMISIHKKKITVHNPLMLSQQFT, encoded by the coding sequence ATGAACACAGATCAACCCTTAGCACCCATCTTTCGCCACATGGCCAGTGGGCTGTTTCCATCCACAACTGAAACCTATGAACGGGGGAAAACCATTTTCTTTCCAGGCGACCCAGCGGAAAAGGTCTATTTTCTTCTCAAGGGCGCAGTAAAGCTCTCGCGGGTCTATGAAGCGGGCGAAGAAATTACGGTGGCACTGCTGCGGGAAAATACCGTATTTGGGGTGTTGTCCCTGATTACGGGCACCCGCTCCGATCGCTTTTACCATGCGGTGGCATTTACGAATGTGGAGCTATTGGCGGTTCCCATCGAACAGGTGGAAAAGGCGATGCACGAGGATCCCGATTTGCCTATGTTTATGATTCAGGGGCTGTCATCGCGGATCCTGCAAACGGAGATGATGATTGAGACCCTTGCCCACCGCGATATGGGCTCCCGCTTGGTCAGCTTTTTGCTGATTCTCTGCCGTGACTTTGGTATTCCCACCAGTGCGGGGATAATGGTGGATTTGAAACTTTCCCATCAGGCGATCGCCGAGGCCATTGGTTCAACACGGGTCACTGTGACTCGCCTATTGGGGGAACTCCGCGATCAAAAAATGATTTCAATCCACAAAAAGAAAATCACGGTGCATAATCCCCTGATGCTCAGCCAGCAGTTTACCTAG
- a CDS encoding DUF2834 domain-containing protein, producing the protein MRIFFTVLWLGLIVYSFGFAPPDQPQTLTLIQRLATGDWQGINPLIVSLFNLMGVWPLIYTALLVVDGQEQRFPAWPFAAFSFAVGAFALLPYFILRQPAPIFSGELNRGVRLWESRLTAIAISLLAMGFLGYGLVGGDWQDFWQQWQTSRFIHVMTLDFGLLSLLFPFLLIDDWQRRGIEKSLWRWWSLFPLLGALGYLLLRPPLILSKKSVA; encoded by the coding sequence ATGCGGATTTTCTTTACGGTTCTCTGGCTGGGATTGATTGTCTATAGCTTTGGTTTTGCACCCCCCGATCAACCGCAAACACTGACACTCATTCAACGGCTAGCGACGGGAGACTGGCAGGGCATTAACCCCCTAATTGTCAGTCTTTTTAATTTGATGGGCGTGTGGCCACTGATTTACACCGCATTACTGGTGGTGGATGGTCAAGAACAGCGATTTCCCGCGTGGCCATTTGCGGCTTTTAGTTTTGCCGTGGGTGCGTTTGCCCTGCTACCTTACTTCATCCTGCGCCAGCCAGCACCAATCTTCAGCGGAGAACTCAATCGGGGTGTACGCCTTTGGGAATCACGGCTCACGGCCATTGCTATTTCTCTATTGGCTATGGGCTTTCTTGGCTATGGCTTGGTCGGCGGCGATTGGCAAGACTTTTGGCAGCAGTGGCAAACGAGCCGCTTTATTCATGTGATGACCCTTGATTTTGGTCTGCTCTCGCTGTTGTTTCCATTCCTGCTAATTGACGATTGGCAACGGCGGGGTATAGAGAAGTCACTGTGGCGATGGTGGAGCCTTTTTCCCCTCTTAGGGGCCTTGGGATACTTGCTTTTGCGTCCGCCCTTAATTCTCTCGAAAAAAAGTGTGGCATGA